A stretch of the Streptosporangium sp. NBC_01755 genome encodes the following:
- a CDS encoding ABC transporter ATP-binding protein: MFVPAEKVSMTPGERLSAAVGVRSDRSVEVARNTGGAAGTRDVETSGPPGVRIRDLSVVYRTGAGELPAVSGIDLELLPGTITGVVGESGSGKSTLALSLLNAVQPPGRIRSGSVEIDGLGDVTGLRGDDLRRARGRHIGYVFQAAQNSLNPLKTVGKQLLDLGRSHEIRDLRALVRDAKDLLGRMGMDGARVLDSHQHELSGGMRQRVGIMLALVLNAHLVVLDEPTTALDMITQATILRIIREVHEERGLTTFIITHDLGVAAEVADRLVVVYGGRVVEQGPTIEVLGAPRHPYTQGLIRAIPRLVGDIGEARALPGRPPTLGTVPPRGCVFRERCDLRMDICETEEPPAVSRGERIVACHAVAAGDAGTRGEKA; the protein is encoded by the coding sequence ATGTTCGTACCTGCTGAGAAGGTGTCCATGACACCGGGCGAGCGGCTGTCCGCCGCCGTGGGCGTCCGGAGCGACCGGAGCGTCGAGGTCGCCCGGAACACCGGCGGAGCCGCGGGCACCCGTGACGTGGAGACGAGCGGGCCGCCGGGAGTGCGGATCAGGGACCTGTCCGTCGTCTACCGGACGGGGGCGGGGGAACTGCCCGCCGTGTCCGGGATCGACCTGGAGCTACTGCCCGGGACGATCACCGGGGTGGTCGGCGAGTCCGGGTCCGGCAAGTCCACCCTGGCGTTGTCGCTGCTCAACGCGGTCCAGCCGCCCGGCAGGATCAGGTCGGGCAGCGTGGAGATAGACGGCCTCGGCGACGTCACCGGGTTGCGGGGCGACGACCTGCGCAGGGCGAGGGGCCGGCACATCGGATATGTCTTCCAGGCCGCCCAGAACTCCCTCAACCCGCTCAAGACCGTCGGCAAGCAACTGCTTGACCTGGGACGCTCACATGAGATCCGGGACCTGCGAGCGCTGGTCAGGGATGCCAAGGACCTGCTCGGCCGGATGGGCATGGACGGCGCGCGAGTGCTCGACTCCCACCAGCACGAGCTGTCGGGCGGGATGCGCCAGCGGGTCGGCATCATGCTCGCGCTGGTGCTCAACGCCCACCTCGTCGTGCTGGACGAGCCCACCACCGCGCTCGACATGATCACCCAGGCCACGATCCTGCGGATCATCCGGGAGGTCCACGAGGAGCGCGGGCTCACCACGTTCATCATCACCCACGACCTCGGCGTGGCGGCCGAGGTCGCGGACCGGCTGGTCGTCGTGTACGGCGGCCGGGTGGTGGAGCAGGGACCGACCATCGAGGTGCTCGGCGCGCCCCGCCACCCCTACACCCAGGGCCTGATCCGGGCCATCCCGCGTCTGGTCGGCGACATCGGGGAGGCCAGGGCGCTGCCCGGCCGCCCGCCGACGCTTGGGACCGTTCCCCCCAGGGGATGCGTCTTCAGGGAGCGCTGCGACCTGCGCATGGACATCTGCGAGACCGAGGAGCCGCCCGCCGTCTCGCGCGGCGAGCGGATCGTGGCCTGCCACGCCGTCGCCGCCGGCGACGCGGGCACGAGGGGGGAGAAGGCGTGA
- a CDS encoding ABC transporter permease has product MTAPTIAGGNTRATLRRNFRRGVWRALRRKPSRMMGVVILGVFTFMGLFGPLLYPERLPRDDNALYAAPSWAHPFGTDFEGTDVLALVITGARYVLLTALVTAVITVALGTAIGLFAGFRRGRWDAVLMRITDMKLTIPALPLLLVLSTIWKFTSAIEMGLVLGFLGWGGVARAVRAQTLSLRERGFVEAARGLGLSTRHIIGRELLPSMAPFIAMNTLIAVTGAVYAQVGLFFLGVLPFDANNWGVMLNLAVFGGGALTTTTALPYMLAPLLAILLLTLGIVLVVDAMDEIFNPRLREE; this is encoded by the coding sequence ATGACCGCCCCGACCATCGCCGGGGGCAACACCCGCGCGACGCTGCGACGTAACTTCCGGCGCGGCGTCTGGCGGGCACTGCGGCGCAAGCCCAGCCGGATGATGGGTGTGGTCATCCTGGGCGTGTTCACGTTCATGGGCCTCTTCGGGCCGCTGCTCTACCCCGAGCGGCTGCCGCGCGACGACAACGCGCTCTATGCCGCGCCCAGCTGGGCGCACCCCTTCGGCACCGACTTCGAGGGCACGGACGTGCTCGCCCTGGTGATCACCGGGGCACGGTACGTCCTGCTGACCGCCCTGGTCACCGCGGTCATCACGGTCGCCCTGGGCACCGCCATCGGACTGTTCGCCGGGTTCAGGCGCGGACGCTGGGACGCCGTGCTCATGCGGATCACCGACATGAAGCTGACCATCCCCGCACTCCCGCTGCTGCTGGTCCTGTCGACGATCTGGAAGTTCACCAGCGCGATCGAGATGGGGCTGGTGCTCGGGTTCCTCGGCTGGGGCGGGGTGGCACGCGCCGTACGGGCGCAGACCCTCTCGCTGCGCGAGCGCGGCTTCGTCGAGGCGGCCAGAGGGCTCGGCCTGTCCACCAGGCACATCATCGGCAGGGAGTTGCTGCCCAGCATGGCCCCCTTCATCGCGATGAACACGCTCATCGCGGTGACCGGCGCGGTGTACGCGCAGGTGGGTCTGTTCTTCCTGGGGGTCCTGCCGTTCGACGCCAACAACTGGGGGGTCATGCTCAACCTCGCGGTGTTCGGCGGCGGCGCGCTGACGACGACCACCGCGCTGCCGTACATGCTGGCGCCACTGCTGGCGATCCTGCTGCTCACCCTGGGCATCGTCCTCGTCGTCGACGCCATGGACGAGATCTTCAACCCCCGGCTGCGGGAGGAGTGA
- a CDS encoding ABC transporter permease: MTVIARRLAGHLARGFVMILVVTTISFVIIRNIPGDPMRARYEKLVEQGMSPDQAERATAVLYGFMPKGTMWEQYVDYMKGLLRLDLGQSLSVPGTGVTTLLASAATWTILPVLVGTLLSFAVGIIMGVYAAIKRSSKLGDVLAVSGSLLHGLPQYVLALLLSAVFTTLLPIFPTGGTADVTLEPGLNAAYVGSLIQYATMPVLTYALAGYGGWILAMKSSVVTVLGDDFILAAELRGLKRGFIFRYVARNAILPLFTILALSLGLLFGGAIFIERIFTYPGLGLLLLNSITDRDYTLMGGAFLLITVAIVIANIVADMLYTAIDPRVRSGQEAS; the protein is encoded by the coding sequence ATGACGGTCATCGCACGCCGCCTCGCGGGCCATCTCGCCCGAGGGTTCGTCATGATCCTGGTGGTCACCACGATCAGCTTCGTGATCATCAGAAACATTCCCGGCGACCCCATGCGGGCCCGCTACGAGAAGCTGGTCGAGCAGGGCATGTCGCCCGACCAGGCCGAGCGCGCCACCGCCGTGCTGTACGGCTTCATGCCCAAGGGCACGATGTGGGAGCAGTACGTCGACTACATGAAGGGACTGCTCCGGCTCGACCTCGGCCAGTCGCTGAGCGTCCCCGGCACGGGGGTCACCACACTGCTTGCCTCGGCGGCCACGTGGACGATCCTGCCGGTCCTCGTCGGCACCCTGCTCAGCTTCGCGGTCGGCATCATCATGGGCGTATACGCGGCGATCAAGCGCTCCAGCAAGCTGGGGGACGTCCTGGCCGTCTCCGGCTCGCTCCTGCACGGCCTGCCGCAGTACGTCCTCGCGCTGCTGCTGAGCGCGGTCTTCACGACCCTGCTGCCGATCTTCCCCACCGGAGGCACGGCCGACGTCACGCTGGAGCCGGGTCTCAACGCCGCCTATGTCGGCTCGCTGATCCAGTACGCCACGATGCCGGTGCTGACCTACGCGCTGGCCGGCTACGGGGGCTGGATCCTGGCGATGAAGTCGAGCGTGGTCACCGTGCTGGGCGACGACTTCATCCTCGCCGCCGAGCTGCGTGGTTTGAAGCGAGGCTTCATCTTCCGCTACGTGGCACGCAACGCGATCCTGCCGCTCTTCACCATCCTGGCGCTCTCGCTGGGCCTGCTGTTCGGCGGCGCGATCTTCATCGAGCGGATCTTCACCTACCCGGGGCTGGGTCTGCTGCTGCTCAACAGCATCACCGACCGCGACTACACGTTGATGGGCGGGGCCTTCCTGCTGATCACAGTGGCGATCGTCATCGCCAACATCGTGGCCGACATGCTCTACACCGCGATCGACCCACGGGTCCGCTCCGGACAGGAGGCTTCATGA
- a CDS encoding ABC transporter substrate-binding protein: MKRLVAAAASLCLAAVTAACGGANGADSSASVGGGVFTTIDALKPGIDANAPINPYNPKGNAFRGYNAEWLGWTKNHLTDPDRFYPGVAKSWQIAPDRSSITIRLHPDGKWSDGRPITAEDVKFSIGLAYTQGGTAYALDPSAAGAASDIKIVDDRTIKITQTAENPSSTFVRGVMETVIVPKHIWGGVLPADFWERLKVAQSDAPGAEAARAGITSLAEKVISFAPAQDVSAGPFVLKRVNPGEALLVKNRHFHNAANVAADQVRILNYTGNEQVWNYLVAGRLDSAPFTAVPAGVMRRIIQTPGNAVVRGYSPVSEALAFNQSKKPYDNVHVRRALAYLIDREQVTKVASPEGGTASVTTSGLHQEAAKAWLGDGFAALEPYRTDPARAERELRTAGMKKKDGRWTMPDGSPWKMTINVPASFSDWLAGAKAVTSQLNDAGIDAEVVTTADYPLYLEEMAAGKYDLGFWLVALGPAPYNIYQRLYGAQNGWQLFGGKLTHVAPGTKGNWMGGAETVDLAGEGRINPGELTVKLNSAPEAEQRKIVSTLARAANQDLPVIQLWDYVNTQVVNTTRFSGFPGDDSEALRLTAGVWLQLGMVKRK, encoded by the coding sequence ATGAAGCGACTAGTAGCGGCAGCTGCCTCCCTCTGCCTCGCCGCCGTCACCGCGGCCTGCGGCGGCGCGAACGGCGCCGACAGCTCCGCCTCGGTGGGGGGCGGCGTCTTCACCACGATCGACGCGCTCAAGCCGGGCATCGACGCGAACGCGCCGATCAACCCGTACAACCCCAAGGGCAACGCCTTCCGCGGGTACAACGCCGAGTGGCTCGGGTGGACCAAGAACCACCTGACGGACCCGGACCGGTTCTACCCGGGCGTCGCGAAGAGCTGGCAGATCGCCCCGGACCGGTCCTCGATCACCATCAGGCTCCACCCGGACGGGAAGTGGTCCGACGGCAGGCCGATCACCGCGGAGGACGTGAAGTTCTCCATCGGCCTGGCCTACACCCAGGGCGGCACCGCCTATGCCCTCGACCCGTCCGCGGCCGGTGCGGCCTCCGACATCAAGATCGTGGACGACAGGACGATCAAGATCACCCAGACGGCGGAGAACCCGAGCTCCACCTTCGTCCGCGGTGTCATGGAGACCGTCATCGTCCCCAAGCACATCTGGGGCGGCGTGCTGCCCGCCGACTTCTGGGAGAGGCTGAAGGTCGCGCAGAGCGACGCCCCCGGGGCCGAGGCGGCACGGGCCGGGATCACCAGCCTCGCGGAGAAGGTCATCTCCTTCGCTCCGGCCCAGGACGTCTCCGCAGGACCGTTCGTCCTGAAGCGCGTCAACCCGGGCGAGGCGTTGCTGGTCAAGAACAGGCACTTCCACAACGCGGCCAACGTCGCCGCCGACCAGGTGCGCATCCTCAACTACACGGGCAACGAGCAGGTCTGGAACTACCTGGTAGCCGGCAGGCTGGACAGCGCGCCGTTCACCGCGGTCCCGGCCGGGGTGATGAGGCGCATCATCCAGACCCCGGGCAACGCCGTGGTCAGGGGCTACTCGCCGGTCAGCGAGGCGCTGGCGTTCAACCAGTCCAAGAAGCCATACGACAACGTGCACGTCCGCCGGGCGCTGGCCTACCTGATCGACCGCGAGCAGGTCACCAAGGTCGCCTCCCCCGAGGGCGGCACGGCCTCGGTCACCACCTCGGGCCTGCACCAGGAGGCCGCGAAGGCGTGGCTGGGTGACGGCTTCGCCGCACTGGAGCCGTACCGGACCGACCCCGCCAGGGCCGAGCGGGAGCTGCGGACCGCGGGCATGAAGAAGAAGGACGGCAGGTGGACGATGCCGGACGGCAGCCCGTGGAAGATGACCATCAACGTGCCCGCGTCCTTCTCCGACTGGCTGGCCGGCGCGAAGGCCGTCACCAGCCAGCTCAACGACGCCGGCATCGACGCCGAGGTCGTCACCACCGCCGACTACCCGCTCTACCTGGAGGAGATGGCGGCGGGCAAGTACGACCTCGGGTTCTGGCTGGTGGCGCTCGGGCCCGCCCCGTACAACATCTACCAGCGCCTGTACGGAGCCCAGAACGGCTGGCAGCTCTTCGGCGGCAAACTCACGCACGTCGCCCCCGGTACCAAGGGCAACTGGATGGGTGGTGCCGAGACCGTCGACCTCGCGGGCGAGGGCAGGATCAACCCCGGAGAGCTGACGGTCAAGCTGAACTCCGCGCCGGAGGCGGAGCAGAGGAAGATCGTCTCAACCCTGGCCAGGGCCGCCAACCAGGACCTTCCGGTGATCCAGCTGTGGGACTACGTCAACACGCAGGTGGTGAACACCACGCGCTTCAGTGGATTCCCCGGTGACGACAGCGAAGCGCTGCGCCTCACCGCGGGAGTCTGGCTCCAACTCGGCATGGTCAAGAGGAAGTAG
- a CDS encoding neutral zinc metallopeptidase, protein MAASRWRITRLTLVSLLIGVLIAGLTGTTTAATSGNAPVSASAARNLDDINQDIRSAQYVVNRFWATHWSDFFPGWYSPPRVLGGYDGARSSVPRCQGSPLPDDNALYCWPPYDFIAWDVDLMRMGYRQGDAWVYLIIAHEWGHAVQARIPRRLLSRQLELQADCLAGATLFGAAEDGILFFETGDTQEIAAALRQHADDTPWTDVSDHGNASQRLSAFNRGARRGVGGCFT, encoded by the coding sequence ATGGCCGCTTCACGATGGAGAATCACTCGCCTCACACTCGTCTCGCTGCTCATCGGCGTTCTGATCGCGGGCCTCACCGGGACCACGACCGCCGCGACGAGCGGGAACGCCCCAGTGAGCGCCTCCGCCGCGAGAAACCTCGACGACATCAACCAGGACATTCGCAGCGCCCAGTACGTCGTCAATCGTTTCTGGGCCACACACTGGTCCGACTTCTTCCCCGGCTGGTATTCACCCCCGCGTGTTCTCGGCGGGTACGACGGCGCGCGGAGCAGTGTGCCGAGATGCCAGGGGTCTCCCCTTCCCGATGACAACGCCCTGTACTGCTGGCCGCCCTACGACTTCATCGCGTGGGACGTCGACCTGATGCGAATGGGATATCGGCAGGGGGACGCCTGGGTCTATCTGATCATCGCGCACGAATGGGGCCACGCCGTCCAGGCCCGCATTCCACGGAGGCTGCTGTCACGGCAACTCGAACTCCAGGCCGACTGCCTCGCCGGGGCGACCCTTTTCGGAGCCGCCGAGGACGGCATCCTGTTCTTCGAGACCGGCGACACCCAGGAGATCGCGGCGGCGCTGCGGCAGCACGCCGACGACACCCCCTGGACCGACGTGAGCGACCACGGCAACGCCTCCCAGCGCCTGAGCGCCTTCAACCGGGGCGCGCGCCGGGGCGTGGGGGGATGCTTCACCTGA
- a CDS encoding CoA transferase: MSFYACYSPLVRPGNGAAADPAADWARSGVVALTGRESGPVLVPPGRAATVARELAGRFTEFTGVRLDGARLLSERAAFTGHRRGGTVSAGGACRLLRTADGWAAVSCARPDDPALLGALVCAEVGDDPWPAVTGWLREHTGAELAERAALLGVAAGPLLHRAVPPIPLTPPEPAAPRQPDGLLVVDFSALWAGPLCAHLLGLAGARVVKVETPWRPDGARGGNGAFYRLLHAGHRSVVLDPRTPAGRHAMAALVDAADIVIEASRPRALAGFGLDAEAAIAAGTVWISITAYGRGSDRVGFGDDVAAASGLVARDADGIPLFCGDAIADPLTGLTAAVLAATAPPDGTGALWDVSMSDVVAATLDPAAETPPSSVAARSRNGGWVVDARSGPVDVAVPRRRAAPGIAPRSGEHTAGVLRELGIVSP, from the coding sequence GTGTCGTTTTATGCCTGCTACAGCCCTCTTGTCCGGCCGGGAAACGGGGCAGCAGCCGATCCGGCGGCCGACTGGGCGCGCAGCGGCGTCGTCGCGCTGACCGGCCGCGAGAGCGGCCCCGTGCTGGTGCCGCCGGGCCGTGCCGCCACCGTGGCGCGGGAGCTGGCCGGCCGTTTCACCGAGTTCACCGGAGTGCGGCTGGACGGCGCCCGGTTGCTGTCGGAGCGCGCCGCCTTCACCGGCCACCGGCGAGGTGGAACCGTGTCGGCCGGAGGCGCGTGCCGGCTGCTGCGCACCGCCGACGGCTGGGCGGCGGTCTCCTGCGCCCGCCCCGATGACCCGGCGTTGCTGGGAGCGCTGGTCTGCGCGGAGGTGGGCGACGACCCGTGGCCGGCGGTCACCGGCTGGCTGCGTGAGCACACCGGTGCCGAGCTCGCCGAGCGGGCCGCGCTCCTCGGCGTCGCCGCCGGCCCGCTCCTGCATCGGGCCGTTCCCCCCATCCCGCTCACCCCGCCCGAACCGGCGGCGCCCCGGCAGCCGGACGGTCTGCTGGTCGTGGACTTCAGCGCGCTGTGGGCGGGTCCGCTCTGCGCCCACCTTCTCGGTCTGGCCGGCGCCCGGGTCGTCAAGGTGGAGACCCCGTGGCGCCCGGACGGTGCCCGAGGCGGGAACGGCGCGTTCTACCGGCTGCTGCACGCCGGACACCGCTCCGTCGTTCTCGATCCCCGCACCCCCGCCGGGCGGCATGCCATGGCCGCCCTGGTCGACGCCGCCGACATCGTCATCGAGGCGTCCCGGCCCCGCGCGCTGGCCGGTTTCGGGCTCGACGCCGAGGCCGCGATCGCCGCCGGTACCGTCTGGATCTCGATCACCGCATACGGGCGCGGAAGCGACCGGGTCGGATTCGGCGACGATGTCGCCGCGGCGAGCGGCCTGGTCGCCCGTGACGCCGACGGGATCCCGCTGTTCTGCGGCGACGCGATCGCCGACCCACTCACCGGCCTGACCGCCGCCGTCCTCGCCGCGACGGCGCCGCCGGACGGCACGGGCGCGCTGTGGGACGTCTCCATGTCCGACGTGGTCGCCGCCACGCTGGATCCCGCCGCAGAAACGCCACCGAGCTCGGTGGCCGCCCGGTCGCGGAACGGCGGGTGGGTCGTCGACGCCCGCTCCGGGCCGGTCGACGTCGCCGTCCCCCGGCGGCGGGCGGCGCCCGGGATCGCGCCCCGGAGCGGGGAGCACACCGCCGGGGTGCTGCGCGAGCTGGGCATCGTGTCCCCGTGA
- a CDS encoding amidohydrolase family protein — protein sequence MTGLLLHDAELGGRTGVDVRVEGRQVVEVGTALGRRPKEAWYDCRGGALLPGLCDHHLHLHALAAWSTSVRCGPPEVTGPAALAAALAAAVPDGHGWIRGVGYAETVAGDLDATALDRLRSDRPVRVQHRSGALWTLNTAAITATGLAGADHPGVERDGRGSPTGRLWRADGWLRSRLPPAGPPDLAPIGAALTRFGITAVTDATPDLDAGAVTAITEAMRGGALPQRVHLLGAPLDTPAGREGDPTGPPCPAVGPYKIVIADSGLPALDELTGRIRAAHAAGRPVAVHCVTREALVLLLVALDDAGPLPGDRVEHAALVPAELLPEMARLGLRVVTQPGFLAHRGDDFLRDLPEQDHHDLYRCAAFVRAGVPVALSSDAPYGPLDPWTVIGAATRRHTPSGRVAGPGERLTFSQALGAYLAPPGEPGGAARRIRPGTPADLVVLRTRLADVPADPEPVLAVLVGGRLIWDRLGAGAAGK from the coding sequence GTGACCGGCCTGCTGCTGCACGACGCCGAGCTCGGCGGGCGTACCGGGGTCGACGTCCGCGTCGAAGGCCGCCAGGTCGTCGAGGTGGGCACCGCCCTCGGCCGCCGGCCCAAAGAGGCCTGGTACGACTGCCGGGGCGGCGCGCTGCTGCCCGGGCTCTGCGACCACCACCTGCACCTGCACGCGCTCGCCGCCTGGAGCACCTCGGTGCGCTGCGGCCCTCCCGAGGTGACCGGTCCCGCCGCGCTGGCCGCCGCGCTGGCCGCCGCCGTCCCTGACGGGCACGGGTGGATCCGTGGCGTCGGGTACGCGGAGACGGTCGCCGGCGACCTGGACGCCACCGCGCTGGACCGCCTCCGTTCCGACCGCCCGGTCCGCGTCCAGCATCGCAGCGGCGCGCTGTGGACCCTCAACACCGCGGCCATCACCGCGACCGGCCTGGCCGGGGCCGATCACCCGGGTGTGGAGCGGGACGGCCGGGGCTCCCCCACCGGACGGCTCTGGCGCGCCGACGGCTGGCTGCGGTCCCGGCTGCCGCCCGCCGGTCCCCCCGACCTCGCCCCGATCGGCGCCGCCCTCACCCGCTTCGGCATCACCGCCGTCACCGACGCCACCCCCGATCTCGACGCCGGCGCCGTCACGGCGATCACCGAGGCCATGCGTGGCGGGGCGCTGCCCCAGCGCGTCCACCTGCTCGGTGCCCCGCTGGACACCCCGGCCGGGCGGGAGGGTGACCCCACGGGGCCACCGTGCCCGGCCGTCGGGCCGTACAAGATCGTGATCGCCGATTCCGGGCTGCCCGCACTCGACGAGCTCACCGGCCGAATCCGGGCCGCGCACGCCGCCGGGCGCCCGGTCGCCGTGCACTGCGTCACCCGCGAGGCGCTGGTCCTGCTACTGGTCGCGCTGGACGACGCCGGCCCCCTGCCCGGTGACCGGGTCGAGCACGCCGCGCTCGTACCGGCCGAACTCCTCCCGGAGATGGCGCGCCTCGGCCTGCGTGTCGTCACCCAGCCGGGCTTCCTCGCGCACCGGGGCGACGACTTCCTGCGGGATCTCCCCGAGCAGGACCACCACGACCTGTACCGTTGCGCCGCGTTCGTCCGGGCGGGCGTGCCCGTCGCGCTGTCCAGCGACGCCCCCTACGGCCCGCTCGACCCCTGGACCGTCATCGGCGCGGCGACCCGGCGGCACACCCCGTCCGGGCGGGTCGCCGGTCCGGGTGAGCGGCTCACCTTCTCCCAGGCCCTCGGCGCCTACCTCGCCCCGCCCGGCGAGCCGGGCGGGGCGGCCCGGCGGATCCGTCCCGGTACGCCGGCGGACCTCGTCGTCCTGCGTACTCGCCTCGCCGATGTGCCCGCCGACCCGGAGCCCGTCCTGGCGGTGCTGGTGGGAGGCCGCCTCATCTGGGACAGGCTCGGCGCGGGGGCCGCCGGGAAGTAG
- a CDS encoding carbohydrate ABC transporter permease, whose product MKTLLYGLLCLLCVPFVFPTWWMVTSSFKPVSEIFAFPPRLLPADLDISAYGQVFRLQPFADQYLNGLYIALVVTAGTMAVAAMAGYAFARIRFPGQNVLFVVVLLGLLIPSEVTIVPLFQMFHGLGLTDTHWPLILVPILGAPSVLATFIMRQFFNSLPGELEEAARVDGLGRFGTFYRVALPLARPALGAVAIFTFLHSWNLCLEPIVYLSSPERFTLPQALTQFVDAYSGPMWNVQLADASMTALPVLVVFVLAQRQFIEGLAHTGLKG is encoded by the coding sequence ATGAAGACGCTCCTGTACGGCCTGCTGTGCCTGTTGTGCGTGCCGTTCGTCTTCCCGACCTGGTGGATGGTCACCTCGTCGTTCAAACCGGTCAGTGAGATCTTCGCCTTCCCGCCGAGGCTGCTTCCCGCGGACTTGGACATCTCGGCCTACGGGCAGGTCTTCCGGCTGCAGCCCTTCGCGGACCAGTACCTCAACGGCCTCTACATCGCCCTGGTCGTCACGGCCGGGACGATGGCGGTGGCGGCCATGGCCGGTTACGCCTTCGCGCGCATCCGCTTCCCCGGCCAGAACGTCCTCTTCGTCGTGGTGCTGCTCGGACTGCTCATCCCAAGCGAGGTCACGATCGTCCCGCTGTTCCAGATGTTCCACGGGCTGGGGCTCACCGACACCCACTGGCCGCTGATCCTGGTGCCGATCCTCGGCGCGCCCAGCGTGCTGGCCACCTTCATCATGAGGCAGTTCTTCAACAGCCTGCCAGGTGAGCTGGAGGAGGCCGCCCGCGTCGACGGGCTCGGCAGGTTCGGCACCTTCTACCGGGTCGCGCTGCCGCTGGCCCGCCCCGCGCTCGGCGCCGTCGCGATCTTCACCTTCCTGCACAGCTGGAACCTCTGCCTCGAACCCATCGTGTATCTCTCCTCGCCGGAGAGGTTCACCCTGCCGCAGGCGCTGACCCAGTTCGTCGACGCCTACAGCGGGCCGATGTGGAACGTCCAGCTCGCCGACGCCTCGATGACCGCTCTGCCGGTGCTGGTGGTGTTCGTCCTCGCGCAGCGGCAGTTCATCGAGGGCCTGGCCCACACCGGCCTGAAGGGCTGA
- a CDS encoding extracellular solute-binding protein: protein MYAYPFSTSPFGVFVNTDLLRKAGQKTPAEMIKDGAWTWEKVVAQNAAVASKTGKTGMVIRDFDYKSWDNLASVWGRWGARAWSEDGRTCGFDSPEMVEAMTFLHRAVFTDKAFPGPGTTADFFAGDAAMTITQISRASLPQDAKFGWDLVPLPAGPKSEYSVIGQAGLGVFRKSANAAAAADFLAFFTNPANSARLAAYFPPPRASELTADTLAKSNPLLKPDQLQQVVIGGIEKGVVKPRDMR from the coding sequence CTGTACGCCTACCCGTTCTCCACCTCGCCGTTCGGGGTGTTCGTCAATACCGACCTGCTCAGAAAGGCGGGCCAGAAGACCCCCGCTGAGATGATTAAGGACGGTGCGTGGACCTGGGAGAAGGTGGTGGCCCAGAACGCCGCGGTCGCCTCGAAGACCGGCAAGACGGGCATGGTCATCCGCGACTTCGACTACAAGAGCTGGGACAACCTCGCCTCGGTGTGGGGCCGCTGGGGCGCCCGGGCATGGAGTGAGGACGGCAGGACCTGCGGGTTCGACAGCCCCGAGATGGTCGAGGCCATGACGTTCCTGCACAGGGCGGTCTTCACGGACAAGGCGTTCCCCGGTCCTGGCACCACGGCGGACTTCTTCGCGGGCGACGCGGCGATGACCATCACCCAGATCTCCCGCGCCTCGCTCCCGCAGGACGCGAAGTTCGGCTGGGACCTCGTCCCGCTGCCCGCGGGTCCCAAGAGCGAGTACTCGGTGATCGGCCAGGCGGGCCTGGGCGTCTTCAGGAAGTCCGCGAACGCCGCGGCGGCCGCCGACTTCCTGGCCTTCTTCACCAACCCGGCCAACTCCGCCAGGCTCGCCGCCTACTTCCCGCCGCCCCGGGCCTCCGAGCTCACCGCGGACACCCTGGCCAAGAGCAACCCGCTGCTCAAGCCCGACCAGCTCCAGCAGGTCGTGATCGGCGGCATCGAGAAGGGCGTGGTCAAGCCCAGAGACATGAGATGA